The Streptomyces seoulensis genome contains a region encoding:
- a CDS encoding DUF742 domain-containing protein: protein MTENPPGDLRDEGSQWYDGEAGPLVRPYAMTGGRTQPGPTGVPFDLIALVTLDPSAQGIDDGSALGPEHRTLIELCRTETQSVAELAADADLPVGVVRVLLGDLLELGCVTVSRPVPPAHLPDERILREVIEGLRAL from the coding sequence ATGACCGAGAACCCGCCGGGCGACCTCCGGGACGAGGGCAGCCAGTGGTACGACGGCGAGGCCGGACCCTTGGTGCGCCCCTACGCCATGACCGGCGGACGCACCCAGCCCGGCCCCACCGGCGTGCCCTTCGACCTCATCGCCCTCGTCACCCTCGACCCCTCGGCGCAGGGCATCGACGACGGCAGCGCGCTCGGTCCCGAACACCGGACCCTGATCGAGCTGTGCCGCACCGAGACCCAGTCGGTCGCGGAACTCGCGGCGGACGCCGACCTGCCGGTTGGTGTGGTCCGGGTGCTCCTCGGCGATCTGCTGGAACTGGGCTGCGTCACCGTCAGCCGCCCGGTGCCGCCGGCGCATCTGCCGGACGAGCGGATCCTGCGCGAGGTCATCGAAGGGTTGAGGGCCCTGTAG
- a CDS encoding roadblock/LC7 domain-containing protein — MIQEPNTTADQRSGELDWLLDDLVRRVAEVRHAVVLSNDGLAVGASTGLGRDDAEHLAAVASGFNSLAKGTGRHFGAGGVRQTMVELDDAFLFVVSAGDGSCLAVLTAATADIGLVAYEMARLVRRVGEHLYTAPRVVSRPPAAG, encoded by the coding sequence ATGATCCAGGAGCCGAACACCACTGCGGACCAGCGATCCGGCGAACTCGACTGGCTCCTGGACGACCTCGTCAGGCGGGTCGCCGAGGTGCGCCACGCCGTGGTCCTCTCCAACGACGGCCTCGCGGTCGGCGCCTCCACCGGTCTCGGCCGCGACGACGCCGAACACCTCGCCGCCGTGGCCTCCGGTTTCAACAGCCTGGCCAAGGGCACGGGACGTCACTTCGGCGCAGGGGGTGTCCGCCAGACCATGGTGGAGCTGGACGACGCCTTCCTCTTCGTGGTCTCCGCGGGGGACGGCTCCTGCCTCGCCGTCCTGACGGCCGCGACCGCCGACATCGGCCTGGTCGCCTACGAGATGGCACGTCTGGTCAGACGCGTCGGCGAACACCTCTACACGGCACCGCGCGTCGTATCACGGCCGCCCGCAGCAGGTTGA